In Tenebrio molitor chromosome 8, icTenMoli1.1, whole genome shotgun sequence, a genomic segment contains:
- the LOC138136993 gene encoding lipase member J-like: MVFKIVLHLLLVLLPLIFVSFNSNNSCSNYLSYLFISFSSDCYHNPDVNDNITNIIQRHTNSLETHQVQTEDGYILNLFRIRRENPRGVIFFQHGVIDDARCWVNQYNDSVAFLFWRAGYDVWLGNNRGNLYAKKHVTWKPSDGEFWNYSLLEVGYYDLDASVEYIKTTTSDGKIIYVGLSMGATTGLIYASMRPAKSFESLQIMISIAPCTHFMYATDSIVKYIAPLSDIMQRYNKYTGIYSFARNDGLPLKFFRLFHQFFPFKKYLVYLLSVCFGWTPDEMDPNYANLMVSHYGSETSIKIIVHFYQMYCQHRFQAYDYGEVKNMEVYGSKRPFLFPLKKIKLPVYMVYSDSDIFSYYKDNEVVYNDLPEEVTMYGKLVVKGLNHVDYLYGKHRNQRLFNKILRLLDSL; the protein is encoded by the exons ATGgtatttaaaattgtattgCACCTTCTTCTAGTACTTCTcccattaatttttgtttccttCAATTCCAACAACTCTTGCAGCAACTACTTGAGCTATCTTTTTATCAGTTTTAGCAGCGACTGTTACCACAATCCTGACGTCAACGACAATATC ACGAACATCATCCAGAGACACACCAATTCGTTGGAGACTCACCAAGTCCAAACCGAAGACGGttacattttgaatttattcaGAATTCGTCGTGAGAACCCGCGGGGAGTGATTTTTTTCCAGCATGGAGTCATTGACGATGCTAGATGTTGGGTGAACCAATACAACGATTCCGtcgcatttttattttggagaGCTGGTTATGACGTTTGGCTAGGCAATAATAGAGGCAACTTGTATGCAAAAAAACATGTCACTTGGAAACCTTCCGATGGAGAATTTTGGAACTACAG TTTATTAGAAGTTGGGTACTACGATCTTGATGCATCTGTCGAGTACATAAAGACCACAACCAGTGACGGTAAGATTATTTACGTTGGTTTATCTATGGGGGCTACCACGGGTCTGATTTATGCAAGCATGAGACCTGCGAAGTCGTTCGAGTCTCTCCAAATCATGATCAGTATCGCGCCTTGTACACATTTTATGTATGCAACAGACAGTATAGTGAAGTACATAGCGCCATTGTCAGATATAATGCAG CGCTATAACAAGTATACAGGAATTTATTCCTTCGCAAGGAACGATGGATTACCCTTGAAGTTCTTTCGACtttttcatcaattttttccGTTCAAGAAATATTTAGTTTATTTGCTTTCGGTCTGTTTTGGTTGGACACCTGACGAGATGGATCCA AATTACGCAAACTTGATGGTTTCACATTATGGTTCTGAAACTTCCATCAAAATAATCGTTCATTTTTATCAAATGTATTGTCAACACAGGTTTCAAGCGTACGACTATGGAGAGGTGAAAAACATGGAAGTGTATGGAAGCAAGAGACCTTTTCTAtttcctttgaaaaaaattaagttgcCAGTTTATATGGTCTACAGCGACAGCGATATTTTCAGTTATTACAAG GATAACGAAGTGGTCTACAACGATCTTCCTGAAGAAGTCACAATGTATGGAAAACTTGTCGTGAAAGGGTTAAACCATGTAGATTATTTGTACGGGAAACACAGAAACCAAAgacttttcaataaaattttgcgtTTGTTAGATAGTTTGTGA
- the LOC138136963 gene encoding lipase member N-like yields MVFKIKLHLLLVLSPFIFVPFNSNNSCNNYLSYLFISFSSDCYHNPDVNDNITNIIQRHTNSSETHHVQTQDGYILGLFRIRRDNPRGVILFQHPYNFDARIWVTQYNDSVAFLYWRAGYDVWLGNTRGSLYSKKHVTLKPSDSDFWDHSFHELAYYDLHATVEYVKKTTGGSKIIYVGYCMGAISGLIYASIKPEDASKSIQIMITLAPVISYQDAHGPLMTAIAILYKLQPLREYMGIYSVGRYDIWYLRLLRFFYLFFPFKKLLPYTISLFFGWTPDEMDPNYANLMVSHFGSEASLKVVDHGHQMHLDNRFQVYSYGNDHNMKVYGSPKPSLYSLEAIKLPVFIVCSYDDYISHYKDNERLFNSLPQEATIYGKLVVKGMNHFDYAYGKRRNEEVHNKVLQLLNSLCEDKSN; encoded by the exons ATggtattcaaaattaaattgcacCTTCTTCTAGTGCTCTCCCCATTCATTTTCGTTCCCTTCAATTCCAACAACTCTTGCAACAACTACTTGAGCTATCTTTTTATCAGTTTTAGCAGCGACTGTTACCACAATCCTGACGTCAACGACAACATC ACCAACATCATCCAAAGACACACCAATTCGTCAGAGACTCACCATGTGCAAACTCAAGATGGATACATTTTAGGGTTATTCCGCATTCGTCGTGACAATCCCCGCGGGGTAATTCTCTTCCAGCACCCTTACAATTTTGACGCTAGGATCTGGGTAACCCAGTACAACGATTCAGTCGCGTTCTTGTACTGGAGGGCTGGGTATGACGTCTGGTTGGGCAATACTAGAGGAAGTTTGTATTCGAAAAAACACGTAACGTTGAAACCCTCCGATTCGGACTTTTGGGACCACAG TTTTCATGAATTGGCGTATTATGATCTTCACGCCACCGTCGAGTACGTAAAGAAGACAACCGGTGGGAGTAAGATTATTTATGTGGGGTATTGCATGGGTGCTATCAGTGGTCTAATTTATGCAAGCATCAAGCCTGAAGATGCGTCAAAGTCGATCCAAATCATGATCACTCTTGCACCTGTTATAAGTTACCAAGATGCACACGGACCTTTGATGACTGCAATAGCAATATTATACAAACTGCAG CCCCTTAGGGAGTACATGGGAATCTACAGTGTTGGAAGATATGACATCTGGTATTTGAGACTTCTTCGATTCTTTTATCTATTTTTCCCTTTCAAGAAACTCTTACCTTACACTATTTCGTTGTTTTTCGGATGGACACCAGACGAGATGGATCCA AATTACGCAAATCTGATGGTCTCACATTTTGGTTCTGAAGCTTCTCTCAAAGTGGTCGATCACGGTCACCAAATGCATTTGGACAACAGGTTCCAAGTATATTCTTACGGCAATGATCATAATATGAAGGTCTACGGTAGTCCAAAACCTTCTTTGTATTCTCTGGAAGCAATCAAATTACCTGTTTTCATCGTCTGCAGTTACGATGACTATATAAGTCATTACAAG GACAATGAACGATTGTTCAACAGTCTTCCCCAAGAGGCTACGATTTATGGGAAACTGGTTGTGAAGGGAATGAATCATTTCGACTATGCGTACGGTAAACGCAGAAATGAAGAGGTCCACAATAAAGTTTTGCAATTGTTAAATAGTTTGTGCGAAGACAAAAGTAACTAG
- the LOC138136964 gene encoding lipase 1-like translates to MDVKTVLLYSATLILPLTLLQQKSSCNDYLSYLSVFSSDNCYYNPDLYSDVEEIVQRHIGSCETHRVQTEDGYILTVFRIPQHHPKGVIVLQHGMAQSSRIWVAQQNDSVAFVFWKAGYDVWLANFRGTRYSRNHTRLSPDQAAFWDFSLYELGYFDTHAVVEYVKVETNQSRIVHLGVSMGGAAGLVYASLRPNDAADSLSVMVPMAPYVFLSRFSMFNQLLSLASTLHPYQDTTGIYTLLSHDSWYVRLLKAAAMTIPFKKLVPYSISFISGWTPDEFDPRFANDAAVHLDSPLFLKIAHHYSQIYKANGLFQMYDYGEKGNLQMYGFAKPPLFPLEKIKTSVFVVYGSHDTISRVEDNQELLGKLPGDVVLGQILVDNFNHLDFFFGRRRTEMYDKIMKLLENTTN, encoded by the exons ATGGACGTGAAAACGGTACTGCTATATAGCGCCACTTTGATCCTGCCTTTGACGCTGCTTCAGCAGAAATCTTCTTGCAACGATTACCTAAGTTACTTGAGTGTGTTTTCCAGCGACAACTGCTACTACAATCCTGACCTCTACAGCGACGTG GAGGAAATCGTGCAAAGACACATCGGCTCGTGCGAGACCCACCGAGTCCAAACCGAAGACGGCTACATTTTGACTGTGTTCCGCATACCACAACACCATCCCAAAGGTGTGATTGTCCTCCAGCATGGAATGGCCCAATCGTCGAGGATCTGGGTGGCGCAGCAAAATGATTCCGTGGCTTTTGTGTTTTGGAAGGCGGGTTACGACGTCTGGTTGGCCAATTTCAGAGGCACGCGCTATTCGAGGAATCATACGAGGCTATCACCTGACCAAGCTGCATTTTGGGATTTTAGTTTGTACGAGTTGGGGTATTTTGACACTCACGCTGTTGTAGAATATGTCAAAGTCGAGACCAACCAGTCTAGGATCGTCCATTTGGGGGTGTCGATGGGTGGCGCCGCTGGTTTAGTCTACGCCTCTTTGAGACCCAACGACGCCGCCGATTCCCTCAGTGTCATGGTACCAATGGCACCTTACGTGTTTTTGTCTCGCTTCTCGATGTTCAACCAATTGTTGAGTCTTGCATCAACACTACAC CCGTACCAAGACACAACAGGAATCTACACTCTTCTAAGTCATGACAGTTGGTACGTTCGACTTCTCAAAGCCGCTGCCATGACTATACCGTTCAAGAAGTTGGTTCCTTATTCCATTTCTTTCATATCTGGATGGACTCCAGACGAGTTTGACCCA CGTTTCGCCAACGATGCCGCAGTACATTTGGATTCTCCACTTTTCCTCAAAATCGCCCATCACTACTCGCAGATTTACAAAGCTAATGGTCTTTTTCAAATGTACGACTATGGGGAAAAGGGGAACTTGCAGATGTATGGTTTTGCAAAACCTCCTCTCTTTCCTTTGGAAAAGATCAAAACGTCAGTTTTTGTGGTGTATGGTTCACACGATACCATCAGCCGAGTCGAG GACAACCAAGAGCTTCTTGGGAAGCTGCCCGGTGATGTCGTACTTGGCCAAATCTTAGTTGACAACTTCAACCatttggattttttctttGGAAGACGCAGAACAGAAATGTACGACAAAATCATGAAGTTGCTTGAGAATACTACAAATTGA